From the Candidatus Neomarinimicrobiota bacterium genome, the window TTGTCTTGAAAACGGAGGACAGAGGTGAATCGTGGGCAGTCATCAGTCCTGATCTTACCCTAAACAAAAAGGAAAATCTCGGCAAAGGGGGCGCGCCTATTACAAACGAAGCGGCCGGCGGCGAGATCTACCACACCATCCTTTATCTCGAGCTTTCTACCCACGAAGAAGGAACAATCTGGGCAGGAAGCGATGACGGGCTGGTACATGTCACCAAAGACGGCGGAAAAACATGGAATAATGTGACCCCCAACGGCCTTAAGGAAGGGATGGTAAATGCCATCGATGTTTCCCCCCACGATCCCGCAACGGCCTACATTGCCTTCACACGGTATAAGTTTGCCGATTTTAAGCCCTATATATACAAAACAGACAATTACGGTAAAACCTGGAAAAAAATCATTAGAGGAATTTCTGATGACGCTTATGTAAGAGTGGTTCGGGAAGATCCAGTGAAAAAAGGTCTCCTTTATGCGGGTACGGAACTGGGACTATTTGTCTCTTTCGACGACGGTAAGGCGTGGCAGCGTTTTCAGTTGAATCTCCCCATCGTTCCCATTACGGACCTCACATTCAGAAACAATGACCTGGTAGCCTCCACTCTGGGTCGGGCTTTCTGGATCCTGGATGATCTTTCCCCACTTCAAAACCTGTCGGCCGATCTTGCGAAAAAGGAAGTCCATCTCTTTAGTCCCAAAGAAACACTTCTCATTTCTTACGGCGGAAGATCAGACGGCTCATCAGCTGGGAAAAATCCGCCCAGTGGCGTGGTGTTCCAATATCTTTTAGGTACTGAGAGTGATTCAACCACTTCTGTTAAGTTGAATATAGTAAACAGTCACGGCGACACTGTAAGGAGCTTTACCAATAAAGCCGGTGACCCGATACAAACCCGCTGGGGTATGCAACGGGCACCCGGTCTCAGCACCAAAAAAGGGATGAACCGATTTATCTGGAATATGCGGGTGGCTGACCTGACAAAAGTACCAAAACTGTTCACCTCCGGCTCCCCAGCTGGTTACCGGGTAGGACCGGGAAATTATACGGCTATTATTAACCTTGGAAAGAAGAACTCAGAAACATCTTTCAAAATTGCACCTGATCCGCGGAACGATCTCACCACCCGCTACGACCGGCAACAGGACATGCTGGAAGAACTATATGATACCACCAATGATCTGTATGGCTCTGTCAAATCACTCCGTTCCATTCGAGGTCAATTACAGGGCATCACGAAAAATATTAAGGGGATGGATGACACGGAGAAACTGGTGGAAGCCGGCAAAGCGGCGGTAAAGGCGCTTTCCGACTGGGAGGAATCCGTGGTCTCCCTGAAACTGGAAACATATCAGGATGTGGTCAACTTCGATAGCGGCCTGGATGCAGATCTGAAAGAGCTCATGTCCAAAATTGACGGATCGGGACCCGTTGTTTCAGAGGGGAGCAAAGACAGGTTTGACGACCTCATGAAACAGTGGAAAGAAAAACAATCAGAGTACAACGCCCTCGTATCAGACCAGGTTGGCCAGTTCAACAGGCTCTATCGTGATATGGATATACCAGCGGTAATAATCAAAGAAGATTAGTTATAATTAATCGGAATTGGACGGGGATTAAAAGAAAATAAACCACCGTCTGAGTTTTCTTTTGCACCGCTTATACTGGCTCTTATATATGGACGCGCGTTTATCCACCCTATTGGCGATTTGTATGAGCCCTTTTTTCTTCTTGTAGGTTCCCTTTCTGTAGCCGCCCCACCCTTCATGGTAGGCAAGGTAGAGCGCCTTAGCGTTAGACTTCGAAATCCCGAGCTTTTCATGGCTCTTAGCATTGAACCAGCCGACAAAGTCAACAGCATCGTCGAAGTCCGTTCTTTGTGAGAACATACCTCCTGCATCTTTTACATACTGTTCCCAAGTTCCATCAAGTACCTGGGCATAACCTTTAGCACTGCTTTTACGTTTCCATGGGATTACCCACAACAGCTTCCTTCGCTCCGCTTTAACCTTGCCCCTGTACGAAGACTCCTGATAGATGAAGGCCATGGTGACGCTGATGGGTACGCCCCATTTTTTTTCGGCGCGCCTGGCAGCTTTATACCAGCTTCTTTTTTCATTGAAGATTTCACAAATATTTTCAGGGGATTTGGGCGGTTGTACGGTACAACCTTGAAAAAGAAAAAGAATTATTAAACAATGGATTAATCGCTTAACCACAGTAGAGGTTAAACGATGGGAGGATCTCAAGCGTTCCACCCTTACAAGGGTATTTCTATCTTCCCTTCCAAATACTTCACTGCCTGTCCCTCAAGTAAAACCCGGTCCCCTTGCATTTTGCAAATCACCTCCCCTCCTCTTGCTGAGAGTTGCCTCGCCACAAGTTTCGACTTTCCTAAACGATCTACCCAGTAGGGCGTCATCTGGCAGTGGGCTGAACCAGTGACAGGATCTTCATCAATACCTGTTTGTGGGAAAAAACATCGGGACACGAAATCACAGTCGTCACCCGGCGCGGTAACGATAAGACCTCGCGATTTTAACCGGGCAAGTTTCCTGAAATCCGGTGCCAGCTTTTCAATCTGCAGCTGTGTAGAAACGACGGCCAGGTAATCAGTTCCTTTCATGACCAAGTCAGGTTCAAGCCCAAGACCTTCAGTTAACGGTTTGGGGACATCACAAGAGTCAGACGGTTCAGCAGGGAAATCCATAATATAACCGCTGCCTCCACATTTTACGGTAAGCGGACCACTTTTTGATTGGAATTCGATCGTTTCACCATCAAACCCAAGTTCACTGAAAACCACGTGCGCTGAGGCCAAGGTAGCATGGCCGCAAAGGGCCACCTCCACCACCGGGGTGAACCAGCGGATGTGATAGCCATTTCTATCAGGTACCAGATAGGCCGTTTCTGAAAGATTGTTCTCCAGGGCGATAGATAGAAGAACAGTGTCAGGTAACCACTCCTCAAGTGGTACAACGGCGGCGGGATTGCCCCGGAAAAGCTCGGAAGCGAATGCATCCACCTGATAGATGGGAAGCATCATAATGAATCCTCAGAAGATTAAAAACTGACCCGCTTTGTATCGCACTGACCGCGGGTTTCGGAATACTCGTATTCGATGCATTCTGAAGCGCTGTGGTAGAAGCACCGGACCTTCTCATCCTCCAGACACTCGTAAACGTATTCAACCGAGATATAGTCCTTTGAATGCACTTTCAAAGTGTCATCAGCAACACCATAGGGTGCTTCCGGAATGGCTCCCCTTCTTCCAAAACCGCCGCAGCTGTCGCAGCCACTGGATGTGACCACCACAATAAGCGCGACCATGGCTATGATACTAACCGGCAGCCTGAAGTTCTTTAGCAACTCTTTCAACCTCGTTCCAGACACGCCAGACGTTCCTGTAACAAATCTTCGCAATATCCTCATCGGAATACCCCCGCTTCAGCAGGTGAAAGATGAGATTAGGATAATAGGAGACATCCTTCAATTCATAAGGAAGACTGTCCCCTACACCATCAAAATCTGATCCAAAGGCCACATGGTCAATTCCCGCCAGTTTCACCACATGGTCAATATGGTCTGCCACATCAGTTACATCTGCGTAAGTAGGATTCTCGCGGCTCACTTCCCGGGCATATTGCATAAACTCTTCGTCGCCCATTTCGAGGCCATTTTCTTCAGCATAAGCCCGGACCTTTTCACGGTTTTTATTCGATTTGTCACGGGATTCCTCACTGAGAAAAGAGGAGCCGAAATTGATCTGGATAACACCACCATTAGCGGCCAGCGTCTCGATCATCTCGTCATTCATGTTCCTTTCAAAACCCGGCGTAAAAGCACGACAAGAGGAATGAGAAGCAATGGCTGGTGCCTTGGTAATTTTCATTACATCGTAAAAGGCGTTATCCGAAACGTGGGAAATGTCCACCATAATGCCCACCCGGTTCATCTCCGCAACTACCTGCCTGCCGAAATCACTAATCCCGCCCCAAGTGCTCGTGGTATCGTATGAAGAGTCGCAAATCTGGTTGTCTTTTCCGTGAGTAAGGGTAATGTACCGGACGCCCCGCCTGTGAAAGTGAGCCACATTGTTCAGGTCATCTTCAATGGGGGCACCGTTCTCCATCCCCATGGGGAGTGCGATCTTTCCTTCAGCCACAATTTTCTCAACCTCCGCTGGTGATGTCGCTACAGCAAATTTGTCAGGGTGATCCCCGGCAAGATTTTCCACCAGATCGATAAGAGAGTCAGCTTTTGATTTTGCACCACCTGTTTCCTGATACGATGACGGCACATAGATAGACATGAAAGGCGCATCCAGTCCCCCCTTCTTCGCTCGGACGAAATCAAAGTCGCCCCCTTGGGTCCTCACCGATATATCTTCCATCTTTCTCGCAAGACGATAAGGAATATCCACATGACCGTCCGTAATGATATGTTTGTGGGCTAGTTCATCAGCTTTCTTCCGGAGGGTTGCATCATTTGTGCATCCAGAGAAAATTATTCCTGCCGCAAATAAAAGAATCCATTGTTGTTTGATCATTCTCACCTTCCTCTTTGAATTAATCTGAGAATCTATAACCCCCGCCCCTTTCTGGGTCATTGTAAAATCTTATTTAATTTCTCCAATTCTTCAAATGTAAGATTCAGAATGGGGTAATCATTCCAGGTTTTGTAATCGTAGTGCCACCATTCTGCCTCATATACAGTGTACCCTTCTGACTCCATGGCCCACCGTAGGAGTTCCCTATGCCACCGCTGCCGGGAAGTACCACCCATGTAATCCGGAAAAGAGCGGTCGGTCATCTCATCATAGCCGCCCACCATTTCAACCACCTCTCCAGTGCTAAGATCATAAAGAGTGAGATCCACAGCGCATCCCCGGTTGTGTCGGGAGCCGTTGTCAGGATTGGCCACAAAGATCTTTTTATCATCGGGGGTGGCATCCCAGAACATTTTTGTCACATACCACGGCCGGTAGGAATCGTGGATAAGCAATCCGTAGCCATAGGTCTTCAGTTTTCTATGGGCCCGAACCAGTGCCTCTGCCGCCGGCCGCTGCATGTAAGCATGAGCCGACTGGTAAAAGACTGTACTCATAAAATTATTCGTAGTAGCATATCGGATATCGTATTTGACTGAGGCATCTAAACTTTCCAATTCTACCAGATCCGGTTCGTTCTTTTTCCGTTCGGCTGGAGGTGAAGCAGAAAGAGCGATCTCCCGCAGTTCATCCACTGGTTTCAAAAGTTCGATTCTGAATGTTTCGCCCTGTTCTACCCCAACATCTCTTCTATAGAAAATAGGGCCGTTCTCGATTTGAACCTGAGTGGCGATACCATCTCCATTTCGTTTAAACCTCAATTGTTCACCGTGATACATTCCTCCCGTTGAAGGAAAGGCAAACAGATCTTTCTCCACTTCTGTAAGAATGTCTTTTTCCATCCACTCAATAAGGGCCGTCAGTTTCCCGTGCTCTTCGTAGATATAAAGGATATTGTGGTCCCACCCGTATTCTCCTATTAAACCCCGCCACCCTTGTTGGACCGGTGTTGGTTTTGAGTATTCCAAACGATAGTAAACAGTTCCATCTATGATAACAGAACTACCATCTTCAGAATAGTCCAAACGGGCACCGTAACTGATCTTGTCATCAGTCACCAGCTTGCCATTATGCCGCCTTACTCTCGCCTGGATCCTGTCGTTTTCCATATATAGCGTGCCGTACCTTTTAATTAGTCTCAGATGTCTCCCGTTATCAGAAATAAAATGCCCTGCCAGCAATTCCACGGTTTCTTTATCTACAGGTCCTGTTTTGTCATAATGCGGAAGAGGTTTTCCCTTTTCAACGGCCAAGAGGCAATCGAGGGCATAAATAGCCAGCCGCCGTGTAATGGTGTTGGTCACATCCACTGAGGAAGTGACTGCTACCCCCAGTTCCACTTCCGGCAAAGCATAAAGCTGTGTGGAAAATCCGTACACTGCACCGCCGTGGCCCACCCGTTTGTAACCGGCCTGTTCTGAAAGTGAGAAGCCGATACCGAACCCTATGTTATGCTGCTGATCTTTCCCATCATTAAACTGGCTGGTGAGCATCAGCTTAAGTGTCTCCGCTTCGATCACCTGTCCGTTAGGTCCTGCACCACCGTTGAACAGTATTTTCATGAATTGACCCAGATCCACAACAGGTGCATACATGCTTCCGGCTGGAGACATGCCAAGTTCAAAAGTAGGCGCATGGAAAACTCTGCCATCATAAGACCACATGGTCGCGTCAGCTAGGCGATCAATGATATCAGGCAACGGTTCAAAAGCGCTGTGAGAAAGCCCCATGGGTAGAAGAACGTTTTTCCTTAAATAACTAGCGAACGGTTCATTCTTCAATCTCTCCAGCACATATCCCACCGTAGCAATGCCGCCGTTGGAATATTTAATCTTACTTTCAGGCTCATAGATTATATCAGAATCGATGATACTCTTTACTGTCGCCTCTAGGGTCGGTTCATCATCAGCAAAATAGTTCCCCACCAAGGGTTCCCTCAGGAGTCCTGATCGGTGAGACATAAGTTGTCGAAGAGTGATATCCTTGTCAAACCTGCTCCTAGGGCGAAACTCGGGAAGATAGTCGGTAATGGGGGCGTCCAGATCCACTTCCCCCCTCTCAACCAATTGCATGATTCCAATGTCCGTGAAAAGTTTCGAGACTGAACCGACTCGGTAAACAGTGTTAGCATCGGCTTTTGACGGTTTCCCCAAATCCTCATAACCGTAACCACGAGCCCAAAGAATTTCCTGATCATCCACCAGTACAATGGAGACGGCATTCAGCCCCTTATCACTCATCTCATAATTAACAGCATCCGTGAGCTTTGAAGACACTTCTCTGTATTCCCCGGACGCTCTGATATGACCTGGACGATTTTCACAGGACGAAAAAAGACCCAACAAGAGAAGAAAATAAAATTTGATGGAAACCTTACTGTTCATTGATTCTCCCGGTTTTCTAAGGAGTGGAATTACCACCATTATACATCAATACAAATGTTATGATTCGAGATGCCTCTTCCATGGTTTTAGCCGAAAACCGGATAGTATGTGAACCGGTTCTCTCAAACAGAGAAAGATAACTTAAAAGTTCCACCGGGCTGTAGTTTTTAAAGCCCAAGTCAACAGTTGCCGGGTTCTTTACCCTGTACGGTTTATATTTTTTTATATTCTTCACCGCCCTAGCAGCTTTCTCACGAATAAGATCATAAGCAGCTTCAGGTTGAAGAGTCTTTGCCGAATGCAAACTGAGGGCCCATTTCACCACCGCACCTTCCACGTTTCCAACAAGTGAACTGACCTCCTCCACAGCTGCGTCATCCCCAGATACCATGATAACTGGCACACCCAGTTCACCTGCAATGGCTGCGTTCCATGCACCTTCCGTGACAGGCGTTCCGTTGAGCTTAACGGATGTAAGACGGCCACTGGAAAAGGTATGAGCCCTCACACCGGTCAGGTTATCCGAACTGGCATGATATCCCAGAAATATGACACCGTCAAAAGAATCATCCAGCCCCCCAACCATGTCAAGAGGCCTTGGCCATGAACGGACAATCTTCACATCTTTGGGTAATTTATCGATAAGAAGGTTCTGGCCGTTTCCGTGGGAGTCGGCAACCAGTATCTCACCTGCCCCCGCGGAACGCGCCCCTTCGATGGCTGCATTCACTTCAGCCGTCATAAATTCACGGAATTGCTGGTACTCAAAACCCGAAGGTCCCATTTGTTCCCCCGTGACAGCACCAACCACACCTTCCATATCGGAAGAGATGTAGATTTTTGGGCCGTCTGCCGCCCAGGCTAAACTGATCAGTAACAATGTAATTAACTTTTTCATGATTTAACTCCCTTGATTAATGAAACAAATTTCCCGTTAATTCTTCTCCACAAATTCATAGTCTACTGGTGCGTGGAAGTCGTCAGGATTGAACGCCTCTTCCTCAATATTTAAAAGTTCAAAAAATGCTCTCATCTTCGGGTCGTCTTTATCTTCTTCAAATCCCATCAAGTTCATTTTGATTAGGGTGCCGGGGATCGGGTCAAGATCAAATTTATTTGAAGATGACATCACATTTGATATACCTGTGAATTCTTCTTCACGCACAGCCAACCCTATTTTCTCATTGATATTTCTCTGCATCTTTGTCGCCTTTTTTCTCAAAGGAAGATCTTCGGCCATCCACTCCTCAAATATCATTCTCCCATCATCACTGACAATTGAGGTAACCCATTTGTGGGCAATGATACCGTTAACTGTTTCTATCCCTTGATCTGTTCTCGAAACAACTGGCTCTTCCCTATCTTCATCATCGTCACCACCCATTGTAAAGGAGACTGACTTTCTATTAGATGAGTCCGGATTGACCCTCTCCTCTATTAAGTCCTCAAAGGTAGTGTACCAGTATTCTTCATCCTCATTATCATAAGATACCATGTACCCGTTGGACTGGTCAATAATGGATCCCTCAGAGCCACTCATCCATCTAAAGACAAACCTGTCTATGTTGGACTCCTCTTTTTCATGCACCATCCCATTGGCGACCACTGTTGTGGAAATCATTTCTACCTTACCGATAATTGGGACCTGAATCTTCATCGACTCCCGATAGCGAATTTGAGTGGTTGGCTGGGCTTGAAGGAAAGTCCACACCAGCATGAATAGTATATTTAAATATTGAATCTTCACGATAATTTTAGTTTAACATCAGCCGTTAAGATTTAGTAATCCTTACCGCCACTGACTTAAACCCTGGTGTCTTACTCTGGTCGTCCACAAGGTTAGGAATAAGCACATTCGCTTCAGGAAAGAACGCTGCAACGTTCCCTTTGGGAATATCGAACGCTTTTACCTTTACTTCGTTCATTTGTCCTGTTTGATTTTTTATGTGAACATGACCATTTTCCTGAACTCCTATGGAAGTCATATCGTCACCGCTCATCATGACAATCCACCGATCATCAGTCCCACGAAAAACATCCTCCTCTTCATAGATAATGGTGTTGAACTGCCCCTCACTTCGGACAGAAGAAAGAGTGAATTCTCCTTCTTCGCGTTTTAAATCGGGAATGGAAACTGTAGAGAATTTTGCTCTGCCATTCTCCGTGGCAAACAGGGGATCGTGGAATGTCCTGCCACCGATCTGGAACTCTTCTTTGGTCTTATCTATGGCACCTATTTTTTCAAACCCGGGAATTGTCTTGGCAATAGCTTCTCGAATGTGCCCGTGTTCTTTGAATCGAAGCCAGTCTACGGGATGATCTCCGAGGACAGAATGGGCAATTTCTGCAATAATATCCGATTCGGAACGGACATTGTCCAGCCGAACAATTCCACCATCACTCATTCTCACAAAGTTGAACATGGATTCCTGTGTGGTTGGCTGTTTCTCCTCGTCTCTAGCCGCCACTGGAAGAATAATACATTCTCCTTCAGTGGCGGTTACATGAGTCTTGTTGAGAGTTGTTGTCAGAAAAACCTTGAAAGGAATATTGTTCAACGACTGTTCAGCAAACCGAGAGTCAGGATTCGCAGAATACAGGTTACCTCCCTGTAAAAATGCCAGGTCTATATTTCCGTTCAAAGCCGACTGCATGCACTGCATTGTGTCCATTCCCGGTGCCTCGGGCATCACCACACCCAGTTCCAACTCTAGCTTTTCCATGACACTGCTTTTCAGCGCTGGGGTGACACCCATGGAACCCAATCCCTGAACATTGGAGTGCCCTCGAAGTGGCAAAAGACCAGCGTGTGGTTTGCCAATCATGCCCCGAAGCAGGGCCAGGTTCACAATGGATTGAACATTCCCAACACCAAATTCATGATGGGTAATCCCCATGGCCCAGGAAAAAATAACCTTCTCTGCTTTGACGTATTGTTCCGCCAGTTCCTCAATGATTTTCCTCTCTACGCCTGATGAATCGGATATTTCTTTCCAAGAAACAGTTTCCAGCTCCTGCTGGAATTCCTCGAATCTATCTGTATAATTCGCCACAAATTCATCATTCACCCAACTCCGTTCCACCACAGCTTTTGCAACCCCTTTCAAGAGGGAAATATCTCCGCCGATATTTGGCTGAATATATTTGGAGGCGATTTCACAATCCCCCAGCATCATAGCCCGCCAGTCGCTGGGTACCCTAAACTTTACAAGGCCCGGCTCTTTCAGAGGATTGATGACGATCACCTTCCCACCTCGACGACGACATTGGAGAAGTTCTTTCATGAACCGGGGATGATTGGAAGAAGGGTTCGCTCCAATAAGCCAGATCATTTCAGTGTGTTTCACATCGTCCAGCACAACGCTGGCTGTTCCTGAGCCGATGGTTTTCGCTAAACCCACACCTGACGCCTGATGACAATAGTAGGAGCAGTTGTTTACATTGTTGGTACCAAAAACCCGGGCAAAGATCTGAAGGAGAAAGGCTGCCTCGTTAGAGGAACGGCCTGAACTGTAAAAGAAAGTTCTGTGGGGTGACAGCAACTTTAAACGTTCACTGATCCTGGATAAAGCCTCATCCCAGGTCACTGTCAGAAAATGATTGTGCTCCGGCGTTTTCAAAAGGGGAGAATTGAGCCGGCCAAGACGTTCCAGCTCCCGGGGCAATTTCTGCCTCAAATCACTCAGAGGCAATGTGAGGAGTTCTTCAGGAATGGCAGGCTGAATGTCGGTAAGCTGCGCCTGAAGGCTCTTTTTGCAAACTTCAATATAGTTGCCCGCTTCATTACGCATGCCTCCCTTCTGACCACCCATACCATAAGCGCAGGTTTTGCAGGTATTCTTGGAGGTGGCTGATTTAAAGAACTTCCGAAAGCCAACTTCTTTCCCCACTTTCAGGGAGTATCCAACTGATCCAAATCCTGAAACGGCCTTGCTCACTAATCCCACTTTTCCAGGTTATCGTAGAAAGACATCATAGTTCATTATCTGATAGATAGGAATATCTCACGTAGAGAGGATCAATTCAACCTGTTTTCAGTAAGGTCTGTTCGTAATTTATACGGCGTTACGGTTTGACTCTAATCTGAGAGTTTCCGACAAATGAGAGCAGTACTGTTCGAAACCTTTGGAGAACGTCCCTCACTTCACGACGTCTCCGATCCTCATCTAACAGATGATGGTGTTATCATCCAGGTTAAAGCCAACGGCATCTGCAGAAGTGACTGGCACGGGTGGATGGGCCATGATCCTGCCATCGCCAATCTTCCCCATGTCCTTGGCCATGAACTGGCCGGTGTTATAGAATCTGTGGGAAACAATGTGAGCACCTGGAAAAAAGGTGATCGGGTCACTGTCCCTTTCAGCGGCGGATGTGGTTACTGTCCACAGTGTAAAGATGGTTTTTCCAATATTTGCGACAACGATTTTCAGCCCGGCTTTACTGCCTGGGGTGCATACGCTGAACTGGTGGCCATACGATACGCCGAATGGAACCTGGTCCGCCTACCGGACGATATGAACTTTGTGGGGGCTGCCACTCTCGGGTGCCGCTTTGCAACCGCATTCAGAGGCGTTTTGGACCAAGGCAAAATATCAAAAGGGAACTGGGTTGTGGTTCACGGGTGCGGTGGTGTGGGGTTGTCAGCCATCATGATCGCCTCGGCAATAGGCGCAAGAATTGTGGCTGTGGACATAACCGATGCCAAACTTGAGCTCGCGAGATCGGCCGGTGCACAGCACACTGTTAACATCACTGAAACAGAAACTATGGTTGAAAAAGTGTGTGAAATAACAGGCGGCGGTGCTCATGTCTCCATCGATGCCGTCGGCAACTCACGTGTGAGCCGAAACTCCATCAATTGCCTCAGGAAGCGGGGTCGTCATGTTCAGATCGGCCTGACTGTCGGAAGGGACAGTGTGGTAGGTGTTCCCATGGACAAAGTGATCGCTCGGGAGCTGAAGATTGTAGGAAGCCATGGCATTCAGGCGTTTCGATACAAAGATATGCTCGAATGGATCAGAGATAAAAAAATCGATTTAAATAGTCTTGTGAGCCGAACCGTCTCCCTGGAAGAATCGATTGATGTGCTGGTGGGAATGGAGAATTTCGATGGCGAAGGCGTTACGGTCATTGACCGGTTTTGAAGTTGATGAAATAATAACCGGATTATAAGTATAATGTTATACTTTAATAAAATATCCTATATAATTTATTAATTGAGTTAAGGGAGATTATTCTCAAGATATTTGAGCATCTTTTTCTGCTGGCTCAGCCACCCCAGCCGGACTTCTATATTCACATACCTTATCCCTTTATGTCCCATGAGCCTGGAAAGGGAGCCGTCATCGAGATCGTCATCATTTGACTGCAGCACCACATTGTAGGGCGACTTGGCCAATATCTCATAATCAGTTCGGTCGGTGCAAAGAAAAAAATCCTGACGCTTCTGACTCGGCTTGACGGAATAGACAGCTGCATTCTCAATCTCTGAATCGATGGAGTATCCGCGAAAGTTGTTGTGCAATGCTATCACCAGACCCCCTTCTGGCGGGAGTAGTTTTTTCAAAAAAGTCTCCCTCTCCCCATCCAGCATCTCAGCAATTACCCTTCGTTTATTCTTTGACACTTCCGGGTGGTACTTAAGCAATGACTTCTTTGTCCCTTCCGTGGAAAAGATCCGGTTCGGATCCAGCCTAACACCGTTCACAAGGACGACACGGTCATCGTTATTAATAATAAATGCCGTCCCTTTGTAGCGCTTAATATGATACTGGAGCGCCATCTCCGCTGTCTTCTCATCTCCGTGAAGCCAGATATAACGGCGGTTCGATTCGCCGTTTTTCACAGCTGTGAACTTAATAGTGCCATAGCTCAGTGTCGTCCGGACTGTCGCATCATCCGCACTTAGAAGTGTA encodes:
- a CDS encoding membrane dipeptidase; this translates as MIKQQWILLFAAGIIFSGCTNDATLRKKADELAHKHIITDGHVDIPYRLARKMEDISVRTQGGDFDFVRAKKGGLDAPFMSIYVPSSYQETGGAKSKADSLIDLVENLAGDHPDKFAVATSPAEVEKIVAEGKIALPMGMENGAPIEDDLNNVAHFHRRGVRYITLTHGKDNQICDSSYDTTSTWGGISDFGRQVVAEMNRVGIMVDISHVSDNAFYDVMKITKAPAIASHSSCRAFTPGFERNMNDEMIETLAANGGVIQINFGSSFLSEESRDKSNKNREKVRAYAEENGLEMGDEEFMQYAREVSRENPTYADVTDVADHIDHVVKLAGIDHVAFGSDFDGVGDSLPYELKDVSYYPNLIFHLLKRGYSDEDIAKICYRNVWRVWNEVERVAKELQAAG
- a CDS encoding PhzF family phenazine biosynthesis protein; the encoded protein is MMLPIYQVDAFASELFRGNPAAVVPLEEWLPDTVLLSIALENNLSETAYLVPDRNGYHIRWFTPVVEVALCGHATLASAHVVFSELGFDGETIEFQSKSGPLTVKCGGSGYIMDFPAEPSDSCDVPKPLTEGLGLEPDLVMKGTDYLAVVSTQLQIEKLAPDFRKLARLKSRGLIVTAPGDDCDFVSRCFFPQTGIDEDPVTGSAHCQMTPYWVDRLGKSKLVARQLSARGGEVICKMQGDRVLLEGQAVKYLEGKIEIPL
- a CDS encoding glycosyl hydrolase, yielding MQTVSFFSILLSSLAAVEIDTSLFQAMEWRNIGPFRGGRSTAVAGVVGHTSTYYFGATGGGVWKTDDAGISWQNVSDGHFGVGSIGAIAVSSSNPNVVYVGTGTACVRGVSNSHGDGVYKSMDGGETWSHLGLKNTRHISKVIIHPDNPDHVYVAAQGTPWTGSKERGIYRSKNGGKTWEQIFFVDELASASDLSMDMTNPRVLYAAFWHHQRLPWQVRSGGPGSGIYKSTDGGDSWDKLEKGLPEEMGKTSVAVSPVNPKRVWVLTESNKWGLYRSDDGGKSFTRVNKDRVLIARSWYYIHVFADPQNENTVYVLNAPVMKSTDGGKTFENVRTPHGDNHDLWINPHDNQIMINGNDGGANISFNGGRTWSTQQNQPTAQFYRVITDNRFPYWVYGGQQDNSSVAIASRARGGIDWKDWYSVAGCESAYLAFDPDNPVLVYGGCYQGLINELNVESGNSRSIMAYEYLGLGSDPIDQKYRFNWNAPIVASPHDPQMIYHAGNVVLKTEDRGESWAVISPDLTLNKKENLGKGGAPITNEAAGGEIYHTILYLELSTHEEGTIWAGSDDGLVHVTKDGGKTWNNVTPNGLKEGMVNAIDVSPHDPATAYIAFTRYKFADFKPYIYKTDNYGKTWKKIIRGISDDAYVRVVREDPVKKGLLYAGTELGLFVSFDDGKAWQRFQLNLPIVPITDLTFRNNDLVASTLGRAFWILDDLSPLQNLSADLAKKEVHLFSPKETLLISYGGRSDGSSAGKNPPSGVVFQYLLGTESDSTTSVKLNIVNSHGDTVRSFTNKAGDPIQTRWGMQRAPGLSTKKGMNRFIWNMRVADLTKVPKLFTSGSPAGYRVGPGNYTAIINLGKKNSETSFKIAPDPRNDLTTRYDRQQDMLEELYDTTNDLYGSVKSLRSIRGQLQGITKNIKGMDDTEKLVEAGKAAVKALSDWEESVVSLKLETYQDVVNFDSGLDADLKELMSKIDGSGPVVSEGSKDRFDDLMKQWKEKQSEYNALVSDQVGQFNRLYRDMDIPAVIIKED
- a CDS encoding serine hydrolase; this encodes MVVIPLLRKPGESMNSKVSIKFYFLLLLGLFSSCENRPGHIRASGEYREVSSKLTDAVNYEMSDKGLNAVSIVLVDDQEILWARGYGYEDLGKPSKADANTVYRVGSVSKLFTDIGIMQLVERGEVDLDAPITDYLPEFRPRSRFDKDITLRQLMSHRSGLLREPLVGNYFADDEPTLEATVKSIIDSDIIYEPESKIKYSNGGIATVGYVLERLKNEPFASYLRKNVLLPMGLSHSAFEPLPDIIDRLADATMWSYDGRVFHAPTFELGMSPAGSMYAPVVDLGQFMKILFNGGAGPNGQVIEAETLKLMLTSQFNDGKDQQHNIGFGIGFSLSEQAGYKRVGHGGAVYGFSTQLYALPEVELGVAVTSSVDVTNTITRRLAIYALDCLLAVEKGKPLPHYDKTGPVDKETVELLAGHFISDNGRHLRLIKRYGTLYMENDRIQARVRRHNGKLVTDDKISYGARLDYSEDGSSVIIDGTVYYRLEYSKPTPVQQGWRGLIGEYGWDHNILYIYEEHGKLTALIEWMEKDILTEVEKDLFAFPSTGGMYHGEQLRFKRNGDGIATQVQIENGPIFYRRDVGVEQGETFRIELLKPVDELREIALSASPPAERKKNEPDLVELESLDASVKYDIRYATTNNFMSTVFYQSAHAYMQRPAAEALVRAHRKLKTYGYGLLIHDSYRPWYVTKMFWDATPDDKKIFVANPDNGSRHNRGCAVDLTLYDLSTGEVVEMVGGYDEMTDRSFPDYMGGTSRQRWHRELLRWAMESEGYTVYEAEWWHYDYKTWNDYPILNLTFEELEKLNKILQ
- a CDS encoding transglycosylase → MVKRLIHCLIILFLFQGCTVQPPKSPENICEIFNEKRSWYKAARRAEKKWGVPISVTMAFIYQESSYRGKVKAERRKLLWVIPWKRKSSAKGYAQVLDGTWEQYVKDAGGMFSQRTDFDDAVDFVGWFNAKSHEKLGISKSNAKALYLAYHEGWGGYRKGTYKKKKGLIQIANRVDKRASIYKSQYKRCKRKLRRWFIFF